The Ornithorhynchus anatinus isolate Pmale09 chromosome 1, mOrnAna1.pri.v4, whole genome shotgun sequence genome includes a window with the following:
- the SEC22A gene encoding vesicle-trafficking protein SEC22a: protein MSAVLSAAVVRVRDGLPLSASTDGDQGAGGPDGRRLFKLLARKLSQLPDRCSLHAGRHVVHLISSLGVSYMVLCTEGWPGVLAFSFLDELQRDFIATYDTARTNTAVRPYCFIDFDTVIQRTKQRYNNPRSLATKMSLADMQTELKLRPPHMLTMAELAPANGFPAVVGAFSGAGNISSAQQQRLEPATLPGTVALVLSLLCGALNLIRGVHTIESLLQSDGEDLSYIIAFLLGMAACVYQGYLLARPTSWRSAKSFLTFGLICLCNLHLSELRGPWQLLFHVTVGAFATLQIRLRQPRAKAPGYDV, encoded by the exons ATGTCCGCGGTCCTGTCGGCCGCCGTGGTCCGCGTGCGGGACGGGCTGCCGCTCTCCGCCTCCACCGACGGCGACCAAGGCGCGGGCGGCCCGGACGGCAGGAGGCTCTTCAAGCTGCTCGCCCGAAAGCTCAGCCAGCTCCCGGACCGCTGCTCCCTCCACGCTGGACGTCACGTGGTCCA TTTGATCAGCTCGCTGGGCGTAAGCTACATGGTACTGTGCACGGAGGGCTGGCCAGGGGTCCTGGCCTTCTCCTTCCTCGATGAGCTGCAGCGGGACTTCATCGCCACCTATGACACCGCCAGGACCAACACCGCCGTCCGCCCCTACTGCTTCATCGATTTTG ACACCGTCATCCAGAGGACCAAACAGCGTTACAACAACCCTCGCTCTCTGGCCACCAAGATGAGCCTCGCCGACATGCAGACGGAGCTCAAACTCCGGCCCCCACATATGCTGACCATGGCCGAGCTGGCGCCCGCCAACGGCTTCCCGGCTGTGGTGGGGGCCTTCAGCGGGGCTGGCAACATCTCCTCAG CTCAGCAGCAGCGTCTGGAGCCGGCGACCCTGCCAGGGACGGTGGCCCTCGTCCTCAGCCTGCTGTGTGGGGCGCTGAACCTCATCCGTGGTGTCCACACCATTGAGAGTCTCCTGCAG agcgACGGAGAGGACTTGAGTTACATCATCGCCTTCCTGCTCGGCATGGCCGCCTGTGTCTACCAG GGCTACCTGCTGGCCCGCCCCACCAGCTGGCGGAGCGCCAAGTCGTTCCTGACCTTCGGCCTCATCTGCCTGTGCAACCTGCACCTGTCCGAGCTGCGGGGCCCGTGGCAGCTGTTGTTTCACGTGACGGTGGGCGCCTTCGCCACGCTGCAGATCCGCCTACGCCAGCCCCGGGCCAAGGCCCCGGGCTACGATGTCTGA